Proteins found in one Aethina tumida isolate Nest 87 chromosome 1, icAetTumi1.1, whole genome shotgun sequence genomic segment:
- the LOC109598241 gene encoding tRNA (cytosine(38)-C(5))-methyltransferase, with protein sequence MNVLELFSGIGGMHMALEASCVEGNVVASIDINQWANKVYEHNFPDTKLLNRNIEGLSVDFVNSLDVNVILMSPPCQPFTRNGLQNDINDPRTNPFLQILDILPKLTKVDRILVENVKGFEKSQMRDILVNKLKENNFIYQEFILSPTQVGVPNTRHRYYCLARKNPQKFSFPSGDLMETLPNCDPEDLFPISNILEENLDLSSFNIPIKQLLKRWRILDISYIDSNRSCCFTKAYGRYLEGTGSIFAPKTKQECSCIFEQIEQTQNEETKLKLLKSIGLRFFTPKEISRLMSFPEKFSFPNEITNKQRYMLLGNSINVKVVGELIKLLK encoded by the exons ATGAATGTTTTAGAATTGTTTAGCGGTATAGGAGGAATGCACATGGCGTTAGAAG CCAGCTGTGTGGAAGGAAATGTTGTGGCATCAATAGACATAAATCAGTGGGCTAACAAAGTATACGAACACAATTTTCCCGACACGAAACTGTTGAATCGTAATATAGAAGGATTGTCTGTGGATTTTGTTAATTCTCTTGATGTTAACGTGATATTAATGTCGCCACCCTGCCAACCATTTACAAGAAATGGCCTGCAAAATGATATTAATGATCCTAGAACAAATCCCTTCTTACAAATCTTGGATATTCttccaaaattaacaaaagttgATAGAATATTGGTAGAAAATGTTAAGGGGTTTGAAAAGTCACAAATGAGAGATATACTTGTGAATAAGTTAAAAgagaacaattttatataccaggaatttattttatcacctACACAAGTTGGTGTACCAAATACAAGACACAGATATTATTGTTTGGCAAGGAAAAATCCACAAAAGTTTAGTTTTCCCTCAGGTGATTTG ATGGAAACATTGCCAAATTGTGATCCAGAAGATttgtttccaatttcaaatattctggaagaaaatttagatttaagtaGTTTTAACATTCCCATTAAGCAATTATTGAAAAGGTGGAGAATACTGGACATTTCTTACATAGATTCTAATAGGTCTTGTTGTTTTACAAAGGCCTATGGACGATATTTGGAAGGAACAGGTAGCATTTTTGcaccaaaaacaaaacaagaatgttcttgtatttttgaacaaattgaGCAAACTCAAAATGAAGAGACTAAATTGAAGTTGTTAAAATCTATAGGTTTGAGATTTTTCACACCAAAAGAAATATCCAGACTGATGTCTTTTCCTGAGAAGTTCAGCTTTCCAAatgaaataacaaacaaacaaagatACATGTTATTAGGTAACAGTATTAATGTAAAAGTTGTaggagaattaataaaattattaaaatga
- the LOC109598210 gene encoding aurora kinase B-like yields MEMIEIPRGLEAETEKFVESIIKHDAYKNNDYEWGLGDFELGLRLGRGKFGDMHLAREKKTGFVVSLKCLKKKKLVEGGVEIQILREIEIQIQLKYNNILQLFVWFHDSHRMYLVLEYASQGELSKYLKNSPGGCFDEHLSAKYTYQVTDALNYCHQKDMIHGDVKLENLFLTVNNAVKLRKGMLSDGSLDYLAREIIEGMGYGNYVDNWSLGVLCYQFLFGMPPFENENHMETFSKIQHVELSFPTHITDGAKDLITKLFVKPTHEMITFSEVMEHFWFKKNM; encoded by the exons atgGAAATGATTGAAATACCTCGTGGACTTGAAGCTGAAACTGAAAAGTTCGTCGAGTCTATCATCAAACATGATGCATACAAGAATAACGA ttatgaGTGGGGACTGGGAGATTTTGAATTAGGTTTGCGTTTAGGAAGAGGTAAATTTGGCGATATGCACTTGGCAAGAGAAAAGAAGACTGGTTTCGTTGTCTCATTAAAATGcttaaagaagaaaaaattagtTGAAGGCGGTGTTGAAATACAAATACTGAGAGaaatagaaattcaaattcaattaaagta cAACAACATTTTGCAACTGTTTGTCTGGTTTCACGACTCTCATAGAATGTATCTCGTTTTAGAATATGCAAGCCAAGGTGAACTTtccaagtatttaaaaaacagcCCTGGTGGTTGTTTTGATGAGCATTTGTCTGCAAAATACACATATCAAGTGACAGATGCACTGAATTACTGCCATCAAAAAGATATGATCCACGGAGAtgtaaaacttgaaaatttattcttaacgGTCAATAATGCCGTTAAATTGCGCAAAGGAATGTTGAGTGATGGCAGCTTGGATTATTTGGCTCGAGAAATAATTGAAGGTATGGGATATGGCAATTATGTAGACAATTGGAGTTTGGGGGTACTGTGTTACCAGTTTTTATTTGGTATGCCTccttttgaaaatgaaaaccATATGGAAACTTTCAGTAAAATTCAACATGTTGAATTAAGTTTTCCTACTCATATAACTGATGGTGCCAAAGATTTGATAACAAAA CTATTTGTTAAGCCCACACATGAGATGATTACTTTTTCAGAGGTCATGGAACATTTTTGGTTTAAGAAGAATATGTAA
- the LOC109597467 gene encoding aurora kinase B: MSKDVEAEVKENMEIIEVPRGLEAETEKFVESIIKHDAYKNNDYEWGLRDFELGLCLGRGKFGDMYLAREKKTGFVVSLKCLKKKKLVEGNVQIQILREIEFQIQLKHPNILQLFVWFHDSHRMYLVLEYASQGELSKHLKNSPGGCFDEHLSAKYTYQVADALNYCHQKDMIHGDVKLENLFLTVNNTVKLRKRILSDGSSDYLAREIIEGVGYDNYVDNWSLGVLCYHFLVGIPPFESENDMETFTKIQHVELSFPTHVTDGAKDLITKLFVKPTHEMITFSEVMEHFWIKKNM; the protein is encoded by the exons atgtcgaAAGACGTCGAAGCTGAAGTAAAAGAGAATATGGAAATTATTGAAGTACCTCGTGGACTTGAAGCTGAAACTGAAAAGTTCGTCGAGTCTATCATCAAACATGATGCATACAAGAATAACGA ttatgaGTGGGGATTGAGAGATTTTGAATTAGGTTTGTGTTTAGGAAGAGGCAAATTTGGCGATATGTACTTGGCAAGAGAAAAGAAGACTGGTTTCGTTGTCTCATTAAAATGcttaaagaagaaaaaattagtTGAAGGCAATGTTCAAATACAAATACTGAGAGAAatagaatttcaaattcaattaaa gcaTCCAAACATTTTGCAACTGTTTGTCTGGTTCCACGACTCTCATAGAATGTATCTCGTTTTAGAATATGCAAGCCAAGGTGAACTTTCCAAGCATTTAAAAAACAGCCCTGGTGGTTGTTTTGACGAGCATTTATCTGCAAAATACACATATCAAGTGGCAGATGCATTGAATTACTGCCATCAAAAAGATATGATCCACGGAGAtgtaaaacttgaaaatttattcttaacgGTCAATAATACCGTTAAATTGCGCAAAAGAATATTGAGTGATGGCAGCTCGGATTATTTGGCTCGAGAAATAATTGAAGGCGTGGGATATGACAATTATGTAGACAACTGGAGTTTGGGGGTACTGTGTTACCACTTTTTAGTTGGTATACCACCATTTGAAAGTGAAAACGATATGGAAACTTTCACTAAAATTCAACATGTTGAATTAAGTTTTCCTACTCATGTAACTGATGGTGCCAAAGATTTGATAACAAaa TTATTTGTTAAGCCCACACATGAGATGATTACTTTTTCAGAGGTCATGGAACATTTTTGGATTAAGAAGAATATGTAA
- the LOC109597465 gene encoding aurora kinase B-like, translating to MSKDVEAEVKANMEMIEVPRGLEAETEKFVESVIKHDAYKNNEYKWGLGDFELGLRLGRGKFGKVYLAREKKTGFIVVLKSLTRKKLVEGSVENQTLREIEFQIQLKHPNILQLFAWFHDSHRIYLVLEYASEGELSKHLKNSPGGCFDERLSAQYTYQVADALNYYHQNNIVHGDVKLENLFLTVNNAVKLRKRMLSGGSLNYLARDIIEGMGYGNYVDYWSLGVLCYQFLVGMPPFESEIHMKTFSKTQHVELSFPTHVTDGAKDLITKLFVKPAHERITFSEVMEHFWINKNM from the exons atgtcgAAAGACGTTGAAGCTGAAGTAAAAGCGAATATGGAAATGATTGAAGTACCTCGTGGACTTGAAGCTGAAACTGAAAAGTTCGTTGAATCTGTCATCAAACATGATGCATACAAGAATAACGA gtatAAGTGGGGACTGGGAGATTTTGAATTAGGTTTGCGATTAGGTAGAGGCAAATTTGGCAAGGTATACTTGGCAAGAGAAAAGAAGACTGGTTTCATTGTCGTATTAAAAAGCTTAACGAGGAAAAAATTGGTTGAAGGCAGTGTTGAAAATCAAACACTGAGAGaaattgaatttcaaattcaattaaa acatcCAAACATTTTGCAACTGTTTGCCTGGTTCCACGACTCTCACAGAATTTATCTGGTTTTAGAATATGCAAGTGAGGGTGAACTTTCCAAGCATTTAAAAAACAGCCCTGGTGGTTGTTTTGATGAGCGTTTGTCTGCACAATACACATATCAAGTGGCAGATGCCTTGAATTACTaccatcaaaataatatagtcCACGGAGAtgtaaaacttgaaaatttatttttaacggtCAATAATGCCGTTAAATTGCGCAAAAGAATGTTGAGTGGTGGCAGCTTGAATTATTTGGCTCGAGATATAATTGAAGGCATGGGATATGGCAATTACGTAGACTACTGGAGTTTGGGGGTACTGTGTTACCAGTTTTTAGTTGGTATGCCTCCATTTGAAAGCGAAATCCATATGAAAACTTTCAGTAAAACTCAACATGTTGAGTTAAGTTTTCCTACTCATGTAACTGATGGTGCCAAAGATTTGATAACAAaa CTATTTGTTAAGCCCGCACATGAGAGGATTACTTTTTCAGAGGTCATGGAACATTTTTGGATTAATAAGAATAtgtaa
- the LOC109597470 gene encoding troponin C, protein MGGSDEDEKTAVMRKAFQMFDQTKSGFIEVHKISIILNTMGQSFDESELNSLISKNDPDKTGKVDFDSFCDIASHFLEEDDDDPTQELKEAFRLYDREGNGYITTGTLKEILAALDDNLTSRDLDGIIAEIDTDGSGTVDFDEFMEMMTGD, encoded by the exons ATG GGCGGCAGCGATGAGGACGAGAAGACCGCGGTTATGCGCAAGGCTTTCCAAATGTTTGATCAGACCAAATCTGGATTCATCGAAGTCCACAAAATCTCCATTATCCTGAACACCATGGGCCAATCGTTCGACGAAAGTGAATTAAACAGTCTAATATCCAAAAACGATCCGGACAAAACCGGCAAGGTGGACTTTGACAGTTTCTGTGATATCGCCTCGCACTTCCTGGAGGAGGACGACGATGATCCGACCCAAGAACTCAAGGAGGCCTTCAG ATTGTACGACAGGGAAGGCAACGGTTACATCACAACTGGCACCTTGAAGGAAATCTTAGCAGCTCTTGATGACAATTTAACTAGCAGAGACTTGGATGGGATCATTGCTGAAATTGATACTGATGGTTCAGGAACTGTAGATTTTGATG AATTCATGGAGATGATGACTGGTGATTAA